A window of Campylobacter lari subsp. lari contains these coding sequences:
- the murD gene encoding UDP-N-acetylmuramoyl-L-alanine--D-glutamate ligase, translating to MKISLFGYGKTTKAFAQRFGNCDIYDDHFTSISKDEFDNTLLPPHEFNPLKSDLEIPSPGFPSDHSLIQQARNLSSEYDFFYDGMPKSVWISGTNGKTTTTQMTHHLLKCINAQMGANIGIPLAQMDISAKLWILESSSFSLFYTKIAKPEIYALLPITPDHLSWHKSFENYEQAKLSVLERMNENDVVILPKKYENYPTHAYVISYEDEQDLAKKMQIDIEKIHFKTPFLLDALIALSIEKIILDRCSYELLNEFKIEKNKLEEIFDHKNRLWVNDTKATNLDASLAALKRYKDKKIHLIIGGDDKGVDLSALFAFMKELNIELYAIGKSTNKMLEYAKNANLKAHFCEFLPKAVEKINQNLTNNEVALLSPACASLDQFKSYEERGELFKKCIQELS from the coding sequence ATGAAAATTTCACTTTTTGGATATGGCAAAACAACCAAAGCTTTTGCACAGCGTTTTGGTAATTGTGATATTTATGATGATCATTTTACAAGTATAAGTAAAGATGAATTTGACAATACCCTCTTACCACCACATGAGTTTAATCCTTTAAAAAGTGATTTAGAAATTCCAAGCCCTGGTTTTCCAAGTGATCATTCTCTCATACAGCAAGCAAGAAATTTAAGTAGCGAGTATGATTTTTTTTACGATGGTATGCCAAAAAGTGTTTGGATAAGCGGAACTAATGGCAAAACCACCACCACTCAAATGACACATCATCTTTTAAAATGCATCAACGCACAAATGGGAGCAAATATAGGAATTCCTTTAGCACAAATGGATATTAGTGCTAAATTATGGATTTTAGAAAGCTCATCTTTTTCACTTTTTTACACTAAAATAGCTAAACCTGAAATTTATGCGCTTTTACCTATCACGCCTGATCATCTTTCTTGGCATAAAAGCTTTGAAAATTATGAGCAAGCAAAGCTTAGTGTACTTGAAAGAATGAATGAAAATGATGTGGTAATTTTACCTAAAAAATACGAAAATTATCCAACTCATGCTTATGTTATAAGCTATGAAGATGAGCAAGATTTAGCTAAAAAAATGCAAATTGATATAGAAAAAATTCATTTCAAAACCCCATTTTTACTTGATGCGCTTATTGCCTTAAGTATAGAAAAAATCATACTAGATCGTTGCTCTTATGAGCTTTTAAATGAGTTTAAGATAGAAAAAAATAAACTTGAAGAAATATTTGATCATAAAAATAGACTTTGGGTAAATGATACTAAAGCAACTAATCTTGATGCTAGCTTAGCTGCTCTTAAACGCTATAAGGATAAAAAAATTCATCTTATTATAGGTGGGGATGATAAAGGAGTGGATTTAAGTGCTTTATTTGCCTTTATGAAAGAGCTTAATATAGAGCTTTATGCCATAGGAAAAAGCACTAACAAAATGCTTGAATATGCTAAAAATGCTAATTTAAAAGCACATTTTTGCGAGTTTTTACCTAAAGCGGTAGAAAAAATCAATCAAAACTTAACTAATAATGAAGTAGCCCTGCTAAGCCCTGCTTGTGCAAGCTTAGATCAGTTTAAATCTTATGAAGAAAGAGGGGAACTTTTTAAAAAATGTATTCAAGAGTTAAGCTAA
- the fabG gene encoding 3-oxoacyl-ACP reductase FabG, producing MKFSGKNVLITGASKGIGAAIAKELASNGLKVWINYRSKPELADALKEEIEKNGGSAAVIKFDASVEEEFINAIATIVESDGELSYLVNNAGITNDKLALRMSMDDFSSVINANLNSSFLGCREALKTMSKKRFGAVVNIASIVGEMGNAGQTNYSASKGGMIALTKSFAKEGAARNIRYNCITPGFIKSDMTEVLSDEIKQNYINNIPLKRFADASEVAQAVAFLLSDHSSYITGEILKVNGGLYM from the coding sequence ATGAAATTTAGTGGAAAAAATGTTTTAATAACAGGTGCAAGTAAAGGCATAGGTGCTGCAATAGCTAAAGAATTAGCAAGTAATGGTTTAAAGGTTTGGATTAATTATAGAAGCAAACCCGAGCTTGCTGATGCATTAAAAGAAGAGATAGAAAAAAATGGTGGCAGCGCAGCTGTGATTAAATTTGATGCAAGTGTTGAAGAAGAATTTATAAATGCTATAGCTACTATAGTAGAAAGCGATGGTGAGCTTAGTTATTTGGTAAATAACGCAGGTATTACAAATGATAAATTAGCACTTAGAATGAGTATGGATGATTTTTCTTCGGTAATTAATGCTAATTTAAATTCAAGCTTTTTAGGATGTAGGGAAGCTTTAAAAACTATGAGTAAAAAGCGTTTTGGCGCTGTTGTGAATATCGCTTCTATAGTTGGAGAAATGGGAAATGCTGGGCAAACTAATTATAGTGCTAGTAAAGGTGGTATGATAGCATTAACAAAATCATTTGCCAAAGAAGGCGCAGCTAGAAATATAAGATATAACTGCATTACTCCAGGTTTTATAAAAAGCGATATGACTGAAGTTTTAAGTGATGAGATTAAACAAAATTATATTAATAATATCCCATTAAAACGTTTTGCTGATGCTAGTGAGGTAGCTCAAGCTGTGGCGTTTTTATTAAGCGATCACTCTTCTTATATTACTGGTGAAATTTTAAAAGTAAATGGTGGTCTTTATATGTAA
- a CDS encoding helix-turn-helix transcriptional regulator, producing the protein MDKETRTYYIKLVKFLAEALGRNYEIVLHDVSEDGANIAEIANNHISKRTINSPLTGFAIEMIKNKIYLERDYITHYKTSAKSSQIMSGSTFFIKKDEKLEGLLCINHDTSAFKKISDEILNLGNIYDNAYENPEQENKEYIKLDLEEIVEDISGMDIESFKNKSLKPKEKQKMIASLYEKGVFNVKGVIPKVAELLGISEPSVYRHLQKIK; encoded by the coding sequence ATGGACAAAGAAACAAGAACTTATTATATTAAATTAGTTAAATTTCTTGCAGAAGCCTTGGGTAGAAATTATGAAATAGTCTTGCACGATGTAAGTGAAGATGGAGCTAATATAGCAGAAATTGCTAATAATCATATTAGTAAAAGAACTATAAACTCACCTCTAACTGGTTTTGCTATTGAGATGATTAAAAATAAAATCTATTTAGAGCGTGATTATATAACACATTATAAAACTTCAGCTAAAAGTTCACAAATAATGTCAGGTTCTACTTTTTTTATTAAAAAAGATGAAAAACTTGAAGGTTTGCTTTGTATTAATCATGATACTTCAGCATTTAAAAAAATCTCTGATGAAATTTTAAATCTTGGAAATATTTATGATAATGCTTATGAAAACCCTGAGCAAGAAAATAAAGAATATATTAAACTTGATTTAGAAGAAATTGTTGAAGATATTTCTGGTATGGATATAGAAAGTTTTAAAAATAAAAGCTTAAAACCAAAAGAAAAGCAAAAAATGATAGCTAGTTTATATGAAAAAGGCGTGTTTAATGTAAAAGGTGTTATTCCTAAGGTTGCTGAACTTTTAGGTATTTCTGAGCCTAGTGTTTATAGACATTTACAAAAAATTAAATAA
- a CDS encoding LysR family transcriptional regulator gives MTFKQIKYFQSLCKNLNLRACAKELNITQSALSLAIFELEKSLNTRLFDRKAKFLSLNEKGKVFLKQITPLILEFERIEKAMQDDQSYELSMKVSQNVGTYLLGSFLDQKAENIKLNLSLDNSQNIIKYVLNKEIDIGLIEGICKDKDIKKIKICDDELIVVSKNDLKKEFFIDELKDFKWISREQGSGAKEVFLNALPKDVKLNLVYELNSTAMIKELVKKGKFLAVLPKFSVKEELEAKSLFEVRLKNFKISRELCLIYHKNKEPSKKFVNLCEFLKFCIQNDLA, from the coding sequence ATGACTTTTAAACAAATAAAATATTTTCAAAGCTTGTGTAAAAATTTAAATTTAAGAGCTTGTGCTAAAGAATTAAATATAACTCAATCTGCTTTGTCTTTAGCTATATTTGAACTTGAAAAAAGTTTAAACACTAGACTTTTTGATAGAAAAGCTAAATTTTTAAGCTTAAATGAAAAAGGTAAAGTTTTTTTAAAACAAATTACTCCTTTGATTTTAGAATTTGAACGCATTGAAAAAGCAATGCAAGATGATCAAAGCTATGAATTAAGCATGAAAGTTAGTCAAAATGTTGGTACTTATTTGCTAGGATCTTTTTTGGATCAAAAGGCAGAAAATATCAAATTAAATTTGTCTTTGGATAATAGTCAAAATATTATCAAATATGTTTTAAATAAAGAAATCGATATAGGTTTGATTGAAGGGATTTGCAAAGATAAGGATATAAAAAAGATTAAAATTTGCGATGATGAGCTTATTGTTGTAAGCAAAAATGATTTAAAAAAAGAATTTTTCATAGATGAGTTAAAGGATTTTAAATGGATAAGTCGCGAGCAAGGTTCAGGCGCAAAAGAAGTGTTTTTAAATGCTTTGCCTAAAGATGTAAAGCTTAATTTAGTTTATGAGTTAAACTCAACTGCTATGATAAAAGAGTTAGTTAAAAAAGGTAAATTTTTAGCAGTTTTACCTAAATTTAGTGTCAAAGAAGAGCTTGAAGCTAAAAGCTTATTTGAAGTAAGATTAAAAAATTTTAAAATTTCAAGAGAGCTTTGCTTGATTTATCATAAAAATAAAGAGCCAAGCAAAAAATTTGTAAATTTATGTGAATTTTTAAAATTTTGCATTCAAAATGATTTAGCTTAA
- the gpmI gene encoding 2,3-bisphosphoglycerate-independent phosphoglycerate mutase gives MSQKCILIITDGIGHNENKEFNAFFHAKKPTYDELFKNTPNVLIKTSGLAVGLPEGQMGNSEVGHMCIGSGRIIYQNLVKINKAIENDTLKDNKALKELLQKCNRVHIIGLYSDGGVHSMHTHFNALLKICKEENKEVFAHAISDGRDCSPISGLNFIKSLQEFCEKEKINLASLSGRFYAMDRDKRYDRIKLYYDALFAKAPKSDDFITYIQKSYDENITDEFLTPVINPSFDGIKAEDGVVFINFRNDRMRQLVASLTQENFDEFPRELLVKNAITMSLYDEKFNLSIMFEKEELNNTLASVIANANLSQLHTAETEKYAHVTFFFNGGKEELEVNETRVLIPSPKVKTYDEKPCMSAKEVANEVIKGIKGGIDFIVVNFANGDMVGHTGDFEAAIRAVESVDGCLGEVIKVARENDYAFIITSDHGNCEAMKDENNNLLTNHTTFDVFAFVEAKGVEKLKEGMGLSNIAPSVLKILNLPIPKEMDEALF, from the coding sequence ATGAGCCAAAAATGTATTTTGATAATAACAGATGGTATAGGACATAATGAAAATAAAGAATTTAATGCATTTTTCCACGCTAAAAAACCAACTTATGATGAGCTTTTTAAAAATACCCCTAATGTTTTGATAAAAACCAGTGGTTTGGCTGTTGGTTTGCCAGAAGGTCAAATGGGAAATAGCGAAGTGGGGCACATGTGTATAGGTAGTGGGCGCATAATCTATCAAAATTTGGTAAAAATAAATAAAGCCATAGAAAATGATACTTTAAAAGACAATAAGGCTTTAAAAGAATTACTGCAAAAATGCAACAGAGTGCATATTATAGGGCTTTATAGTGATGGTGGAGTGCATTCTATGCATACGCATTTTAATGCGCTTTTAAAAATTTGCAAAGAAGAAAATAAAGAAGTCTTTGCTCATGCTATTAGTGATGGTAGGGATTGCTCTCCAATTTCAGGATTAAATTTTATAAAATCTTTGCAGGAATTTTGCGAAAAAGAAAAGATTAATCTTGCTTCTTTATCAGGAAGATTTTACGCTATGGATAGAGATAAACGCTATGATAGAATAAAACTTTATTATGATGCTTTATTTGCTAAGGCACCAAAGAGTGATGATTTTATAACTTATATACAAAAAAGTTATGATGAAAATATCACAGATGAATTTTTAACCCCAGTTATTAACCCAAGTTTTGATGGGATTAAGGCTGAAGATGGGGTAGTTTTTATAAATTTTAGAAATGATAGAATGCGCCAATTAGTCGCTTCTTTAACCCAAGAAAATTTTGATGAATTTCCAAGAGAATTACTTGTAAAAAATGCCATTACTATGAGTTTGTATGATGAGAAATTTAATTTATCTATAATGTTTGAAAAAGAAGAATTAAATAATACCTTAGCTTCTGTGATAGCTAATGCAAATTTAAGCCAGCTTCATACAGCTGAAACTGAAAAATATGCTCATGTAACCTTTTTCTTCAATGGAGGCAAAGAGGAATTAGAAGTTAATGAAACAAGAGTTTTAATACCAAGTCCTAAGGTAAAAACTTATGATGAAAAGCCTTGTATGAGTGCAAAAGAAGTCGCAAATGAAGTGATTAAGGGGATAAAAGGTGGTATTGATTTTATCGTGGTAAATTTTGCAAATGGTGATATGGTAGGGCATACTGGTGATTTTGAAGCTGCAATTAGAGCTGTTGAAAGTGTAGATGGGTGCTTAGGAGAAGTGATAAAAGTAGCAAGGGAGAATGATTATGCTTTTATCATCACTTCAGATCATGGAAATTGCGAAGCAATGAAAGATGAAAACAATAACTTACTTACCAATCACACAACTTTTGATGTTTTTGCCTTTGTGGAAGCTAAAGGAGTAGAAAAGTTAAAAGAAGGTATGGGGCTTAGCAATATAGCACCAAGCGTGCTTAAAATTTTAAACTTGCCTATTCCAAAAGAAATGGATGAGGCTTTATTTTAA
- a CDS encoding potassium channel family protein, with amino-acid sequence MLYHRLLNHYISIYHKSTKQFLFIWTLLAMVPLFCSFLFDELAIYATGKITSEILLLTLNIIPIMVAVALMVFLLISIWAAFSGKINIKEKFFIILYAYVLIWFAYGNLYYFSCDVDNYNRMLIATQKNKSQDIINLQEKVIEVQFQTPIRGIHNFWSLDDELKPQIQNRIKGLVDCYYFSGVTMLTIGFGDVTPVSSLLRLFSVFQGFLGQVIVVIAMGLWINQAGKQ; translated from the coding sequence ATGCTATATCATAGACTTTTAAATCATTATATTAGTATTTATCACAAAAGCACCAAACAATTTCTTTTTATTTGGACTTTGCTTGCTATGGTGCCTTTGTTTTGTAGTTTTTTATTTGATGAGCTTGCTATTTATGCAACAGGTAAAATCACTTCTGAAATTTTACTTTTAACTTTAAATATTATTCCTATTATGGTGGCTGTAGCATTGATGGTTTTTTTGCTTATTAGTATTTGGGCTGCTTTTAGTGGAAAGATTAATATTAAAGAAAAATTTTTTATTATTTTATACGCTTATGTTTTGATATGGTTTGCGTATGGGAATTTGTATTATTTTTCTTGTGATGTAGATAATTACAATAGAATGTTAATTGCTACTCAAAAAAATAAAAGTCAAGACATTATAAATTTACAAGAAAAAGTTATAGAAGTGCAGTTTCAAACTCCTATAAGAGGAATTCATAATTTTTGGTCTTTGGATGATGAGTTAAAACCTCAAATTCAAAATAGAATAAAAGGCTTGGTTGATTGTTATTATTTTAGTGGGGTTACTATGCTTACCATAGGCTTTGGTGATGTAACGCCTGTTAGTTCTTTGCTAAGATTATTTAGTGTATTTCAAGGATTTTTAGGGCAGGTTATTGTTGTGATTGCTATGGGGCTTTGGATTAACCAAGCAGGTAAGCAATAG
- a CDS encoding universal stress protein has product MEKILVCVDVLEPCKESLHYGVYLAKKLDLPLMFLYTIEPNFTNAELACSFGIGANGCVIEDLVEEQSQKNENLYKKGQRILKEFCAYAKEQGVKECFSVQRDGDLEEVLKEYNDQIRLAIAGLKGGGKKNKIGIHTEELVRALNVPILLVNSAFKEIKSVMMAYDGSNLAKKAIEQAIKRPIFKEAKRYVVNISKDKKASCELLAQVSQIFKEANLNVQTQHLNGEITQALFDFGEQNDIDLLIMGAYSHHWLKSILFGSLTNDILTKAKKPLLLIR; this is encoded by the coding sequence ATGGAAAAAATTCTAGTTTGTGTGGATGTTTTAGAGCCTTGTAAGGAAAGTTTGCATTATGGGGTGTATTTAGCTAAAAAGCTAGATTTGCCTTTAATGTTTTTATACACTATAGAACCAAATTTTACTAATGCTGAATTAGCTTGTAGTTTTGGCATAGGTGCTAATGGGTGTGTGATTGAAGATTTAGTAGAAGAACAAAGCCAAAAAAATGAAAATCTTTACAAAAAAGGGCAAAGAATTTTAAAAGAATTTTGCGCTTATGCAAAAGAACAAGGCGTAAAAGAATGCTTTAGCGTGCAAAGAGATGGAGATTTAGAAGAGGTTTTAAAAGAATACAATGATCAAATAAGATTAGCCATAGCAGGTTTAAAAGGTGGAGGTAAGAAAAATAAAATAGGCATTCATACAGAAGAATTAGTAAGAGCTTTAAATGTGCCTATTTTGCTTGTAAATTCTGCATTTAAAGAGATTAAAAGTGTGATGATGGCTTATGATGGGAGTAATTTGGCTAAAAAGGCTATAGAGCAAGCTATCAAAAGACCTATTTTTAAAGAAGCAAAGCGTTATGTAGTAAATATATCTAAAGATAAAAAAGCTTCTTGTGAGTTGTTGGCTCAAGTAAGTCAAATTTTTAAAGAAGCAAATTTAAATGTGCAAACTCAGCATTTAAATGGAGAGATTACTCAGGCTTTGTTTGATTTTGGTGAGCAAAATGATATAGATTTATTGATCATGGGAGCTTATTCACATCACTGGTTAAAAAGTATTTTATTTGGTAGTTTGACAAATGATATTTTAACCAAGGCCAAAAAACCTTTATTGTTGATTCGCTAA
- the acpS gene encoding holo-ACP synthase, which translates to MIGCDIVACSRIESIYNRHNTLFLDKFLSKQEQAYIKNTNTIAGFWAIKEAASKALGVGISKECSFFDIVIFKDNKNAPHIKFSTKVMKEFDIKSASVSVAHDGGFAIAIVAIEKN; encoded by the coding sequence ATGATAGGATGTGACATAGTTGCATGCTCTCGCATAGAAAGCATTTATAATAGACACAATACGCTTTTCTTGGATAAATTTTTATCCAAGCAAGAGCAAGCTTACATTAAAAATACTAACACTATAGCAGGATTTTGGGCTATAAAAGAAGCAGCTTCTAAAGCTTTAGGGGTTGGAATTTCTAAAGAATGTTCTTTTTTTGATATTGTCATTTTTAAAGACAACAAAAACGCACCACACATTAAATTTTCTACAAAAGTTATGAAAGAATTTGATATAAAATCAGCAAGTGTTAGCGTAGCTCATGATGGGGGCTTTGCCATAGCTATAGTTGCTATAGAAAAAAATTAA
- the mraY gene encoding phospho-N-acetylmuramoyl-pentapeptide-transferase, with the protein MLYLTNYTDYMFFSYISVRAGFAFFIALFLSLYFMPKFIKWAQNKKANQPIYEYAPQSHQAKSHTPTMGGLVFIFATIIASVLSADLNNSFVIVGLLCLVLFCTIGLVDDLGKILKKDNHAGLSPKMKLLGQFCAAFICVGLLYLFDINTEFYLPFYKHALFDGGIFMLALWILVIISSSNAVNLTDGLDGLATVPSIFSLLSLSAFLYLSGNAIYSSYLFLPKIQGLGELVVLSAALVGALMGFLWYNCYPAQVFMGDSGSLSIGAFLGYLGIVSKNEILLLLIGFVFVLETISVILQVGSFKIFNKRVFKMAPIHHHFEKIGWVENKIIVRFWMIALLANIIALISIKLR; encoded by the coding sequence TTGCTTTATCTTACAAATTATACTGATTATATGTTTTTTTCTTATATAAGTGTGCGCGCTGGATTTGCTTTTTTTATTGCTTTATTTTTAAGTTTATATTTTATGCCAAAATTTATCAAATGGGCTCAAAATAAAAAAGCTAATCAACCCATATACGAATACGCACCACAATCACACCAAGCAAAATCTCACACTCCTACCATGGGCGGGCTTGTTTTTATCTTTGCTACTATCATAGCAAGTGTTTTAAGCGCTGATTTAAATAATAGCTTTGTAATTGTTGGATTATTGTGTTTGGTATTATTTTGCACTATAGGCTTAGTTGATGATTTGGGTAAGATTTTAAAAAAAGACAATCATGCAGGATTAAGCCCAAAAATGAAACTTCTAGGACAATTTTGCGCTGCTTTTATCTGTGTTGGATTATTATATTTGTTTGATATAAATACTGAATTTTATTTACCTTTTTACAAACATGCTTTATTTGATGGTGGAATTTTCATGCTCGCTTTGTGGATTTTAGTCATTATTTCAAGCTCTAATGCTGTAAATTTAACCGATGGACTTGATGGTCTTGCAACTGTACCTTCTATATTTTCTCTTTTAAGCCTTAGTGCTTTTTTGTATTTAAGTGGAAATGCTATTTATAGTTCTTATTTATTTTTACCTAAAATTCAAGGCCTAGGAGAACTTGTGGTGCTAAGCGCGGCTTTAGTTGGTGCGCTTATGGGATTTTTGTGGTATAACTGCTATCCTGCACAAGTTTTTATGGGAGATAGTGGGAGTTTAAGCATAGGGGCATTTTTAGGCTATCTTGGTATAGTAAGTAAAAATGAAATTTTACTTTTATTAATAGGCTTTGTTTTTGTTTTAGAAACTATTTCAGTGATTTTACAAGTAGGTAGTTTTAAAATTTTTAACAAAAGAGTTTTTAAGATGGCACCTATTCATCATCATTTTGAAAAAATAGGCTGGGTAGAAAATAAAATCATCGTTCGTTTTTGGATGATAGCCTTGCTTGCAAATATTATTGCATTAATTAGCATAAAGTTAAGATAA
- a CDS encoding YeiH family protein: MHHKRKNIYKGRKFESSMLLIVLAFCSYAVSELAIFKSFGISALIIAVLLGAMIGNFAHQNTTLLKKTGVLNIATKQVLRLGIILYGFRITFHDIEKVGFNGISIALIIVFSTFFIGLLLGKLFKLDLKESMLISSGSSICGAAAVMASESIVKGGPDRVGVAICTVVVFGTLGMFLFPIAWNLGWFNFFDINQMGYFMGATLHEVAHAVAAGEAIQAGDSAVIEKMIRVLMLVPFLIFLAFFSLKFLSKNGEKVAIKDNIPYFALWFLVASGISSLDVLNTEFALTYIKSSIATLDTLLLSVAMVALGVNIHKSVILKAGIKPFAMALILFAWLIGSGIFLVKVLM; this comes from the coding sequence ATGCATCATAAAAGAAAAAATATCTATAAGGGAAGAAAATTTGAAAGCTCTATGCTTTTAATTGTATTAGCATTTTGTTCTTATGCTGTATCTGAACTTGCAATTTTTAAAAGTTTTGGAATTTCAGCTTTAATTATAGCTGTATTGCTTGGAGCAATGATTGGAAATTTTGCTCATCAAAATACTACTTTACTTAAAAAAACAGGTGTTTTAAACATAGCTACAAAACAAGTTTTAAGACTTGGGATAATTCTTTATGGTTTTAGAATTACTTTTCATGATATAGAAAAAGTTGGATTTAATGGTATAAGCATAGCATTGATTATAGTTTTTTCAACCTTTTTCATAGGACTTTTGCTTGGAAAACTTTTTAAACTTGATCTTAAAGAAAGTATGCTTATAAGCAGTGGCTCAAGCATTTGTGGCGCAGCTGCTGTTATGGCTAGTGAAAGTATAGTAAAAGGTGGGCCTGATAGAGTTGGTGTTGCTATTTGTACCGTTGTTGTTTTTGGGACTTTGGGAATGTTTTTATTTCCAATTGCATGGAATTTAGGATGGTTTAACTTTTTTGATATAAATCAAATGGGTTATTTCATGGGAGCTACTTTACATGAGGTTGCACATGCTGTTGCAGCAGGTGAGGCTATACAGGCTGGAGATAGCGCTGTGATTGAAAAAATGATTAGAGTTTTAATGCTTGTGCCATTTTTGATTTTCCTTGCATTTTTTTCATTAAAATTTTTAAGTAAAAATGGAGAAAAAGTAGCTATAAAAGATAATATTCCTTATTTTGCATTATGGTTTTTAGTAGCAAGTGGAATTAGTTCTTTAGATGTTTTAAATACTGAATTTGCATTAACTTATATAAAATCAAGCATTGCGACCTTAGATACACTTTTACTTTCTGTTGCTATGGTAGCTTTAGGGGTAAATATACACAAAAGTGTGATCTTAAAAGCCGGTATAAAACCATTTGCTATGGCTTTAATATTATTTGCATGGCTTATAGGATCAGGAATTTTTCTTGTAAAAGTATTAATGTAA
- a CDS encoding BspA family leucine-rich repeat surface protein, with the protein MFTPKTKCELVALVREELIALDEIDVSLITDMSYLFYYSTRTNFDGIEKWDVSNVKNMSYMFYCCKSFNHDISKWNVKNVENMEGMFFDCESFDQDLSSWNMSNVKDTKYMFCNCLKFNHKVENWDVHNAITMAHMFENCKQFDQDLSRWDVHNAKTMAFLLHNCTNFHYDVKKLDINKNCNVQKILGHKEIQNKYAIKH; encoded by the coding sequence ATGTTTACGCCTAAAACAAAATGTGAATTAGTTGCTCTTGTTAGAGAAGAGCTTATTGCCTTAGATGAAATTGATGTAAGCTTAATTACGGATATGTCTTATTTATTCTACTATTCTACCAGAACTAACTTTGATGGTATAGAAAAATGGGATGTGTCAAATGTTAAAAATATGTCTTATATGTTTTATTGCTGCAAAAGTTTTAATCATGATATTTCTAAGTGGAATGTTAAAAATGTTGAAAACATGGAGGGGATGTTTTTTGATTGTGAATCTTTTGATCAAGACTTATCTTCTTGGAATATGTCAAATGTTAAAGATACTAAATATATGTTTTGCAATTGTCTTAAATTTAACCATAAAGTAGAAAATTGGGATGTGCATAATGCCATTACAATGGCACATATGTTTGAAAACTGTAAACAATTTGATCAAGATTTATCAAGATGGGATGTACACAATGCTAAAACAATGGCATTTTTATTGCATAATTGTACTAATTTTCACTATGATGTTAAAAAATTAGATATTAATAAAAATTGCAATGTCCAAAAAATACTAGGACACAAAGAAATACAAAATAAATATGCTATAAAACATTAG
- the fliL gene encoding flagellar basal body-associated protein FliL, whose amino-acid sequence MADDMIDEQGESKKKGGNTLVIIIVVFLFVFLLVIVGAIAYLMFSGNSEENPAPQEEQQAQQATTPAPKKTNSVAARGSDYANIGVMYPLAPFTLNLLSDGGARYVKCTIQLEQNVETLTPELDKKSAIIRDIIIRTLTSKTFEEVSTTKGKERLKDELTGKINEVLTDGFIKNIYFTDFVVS is encoded by the coding sequence ATGGCTGATGATATGATAGACGAACAAGGCGAATCAAAGAAAAAAGGTGGCAATACTTTAGTAATTATTATCGTTGTATTTTTATTTGTATTTTTACTTGTGATTGTAGGTGCGATTGCTTACTTAATGTTCAGTGGAAATTCTGAAGAAAATCCTGCTCCACAAGAAGAACAACAAGCACAGCAAGCAACAACACCAGCTCCTAAAAAAACTAATTCAGTAGCAGCTAGGGGAAGTGATTATGCAAATATTGGTGTGATGTATCCTTTAGCACCTTTTACTTTAAATTTATTAAGTGATGGTGGCGCAAGATATGTAAAATGCACCATTCAACTTGAACAAAATGTTGAAACACTAACGCCTGAACTTGATAAAAAATCTGCTATCATTAGAGATATTATCATTAGAACTTTAACTTCAAAGACCTTTGAAGAAGTAAGCACTACAAAGGGCAAAGAAAGATTAAAAGATGAATTAACCGGTAAAATCAATGAAGTTTTAACTGATGGTTTTATAAAAAATATTTATTTTACTGACTTTGTTGTATCTTAA